Proteins from a genomic interval of Crassostrea angulata isolate pt1a10 chromosome 7, ASM2561291v2, whole genome shotgun sequence:
- the LOC128191664 gene encoding uncharacterized protein LOC128191664, translating to MSEKNPKDADGSTGKTTQEGDESSAEVTCQPDTSQSIEKDINLEDGRQNDEQLARDTDDLAQKQNSKEPPNETKEPGPRETAQGPDVLPTQNQNSDPSLNQESKETQGPSPPVSGEPPSGNQESESTGTQKPSPSQTQNPADRTLLQQNAVQQLTEQGNPQETRQPVSGQQDSDQQPVETGQKHSDLHHSGEMDSQENNEINKNDHKDSTPPTKPDTTNVKASAAKSEGETLPAPDGIDGEDENKAADLGTPNQPAELTMSDETPMEEKITSHLKALKKQEIPDTTMPPCDPDPSIFIHDKDDETTRELEKVIEKDNEERDENSGENTDKTLDPSVSTEMTGQEGEDQTLQTKPDQEQREEDEHEVFQEQVEPHINVVFIETSDEPAIEDLLKNCQKYKDELRMGEILKGAVEEYKTLLKKAKETGCKKQKSIPPPSELNSVNDKERNQAPLLHTVIAFVSKKVPSYNRWREAVSEFIILTTLSQSEPPSSQKKRSNSQSGYQNKSKPSAKSYNNNIEKLLDQDWGPDRAPGPSVYNDYRHLFTCESVLRSTFPEADIFSLVDSKIRGPEDVPPELRHKALFHFLLSFNRKKYGVEPSDAWRDFGRLVLAEKQLDLARKAQGPDLHQNVIVKRLDFYKMQNELKEKTEEVEELSTRLSKFASQQLTEGNPNIADLSDTHRPTRLGEMYSQLFDDEWSEAFEAFKPKTEDEDDDIFPDTLYILQDLLTNIFDFCKDQSKGQKIFLEDSFALAIGLTEPQKENAAKETENTFGSKDAPKLEEKEQTGSVGDKGSSPGRSIEEEQVKEQDGETGGEGESPVKEEENVEKETDKSTPETNRDTDTNNMEETPSHVTQTEVGGESGQTLETDQGNTTPPTDKTESGTEKNVEDEKHDENPEGCPKADEGNDVNIIDESAKLDENKGEQNTGDTGDNNGDQEIKNSGQGDQNQQTDKDTVGEEPSNETPIEKSQEVSEEGKTDIDKSDSSQKDPAQGPEKEDKPPESKDYRKSAIYPTIDRHARDFRKAAASTSAKTKSKLFIATELPDLIADETVRADVRVLTYVRKCVELCWYMCMQDPPMTIISPIQGQLVDKALFSFHGRRGKIVEVCVWPALLLHDNGPLVCKGYVLPEERNRNR from the exons CTAGCACAGAAACAGAACTCTAAGGAACCGCCAAATGAAACAAAGGAACCTGGTCCACGGGAAACAGCACAGGGTCCAGATGTGCTCCCAACTCAAAATCAGAACAGTGATCCATCATTGAATCAGGAATCAAAGGAAACACAGGGTCCTTCTCCACCTGTGTCTGGAGAGCCACCATCAGGGAACCAGGAATCTGAATCGACGGGGACACAAAAGCCAAGTCCATCACAAACACAGAATCCTGCAGATAGAACACTACTACAGCAGAACGCTGTGCAGCAACTAACAGAACAGGGAAATCCACAGGAGACACGTCAACCCGTATCAGGTCAACAGGACTCTGATCAACAGCCAGTCGAAACTGGCCAAAAACATTCTGATTTGCACCATTCTGGGGAGATGGATTCccaagaaaataatgaaataaataagaatGACCATAAGGACTCAACACCTCCTACCAAACCAGACACGACAAACGTCAAAGCTTCAGCAGCAAAATCCGAGGGAGAGACACTTCCTGCACCTGATGGTATTGATGGAGAAGATGAAAATAAGGCGGCTGATTTAGGTACACCAAATCAACCAGCAGAGTTAACCATGTCCGACGAAACACCAATGGAAGAAAAAATAACATCACACTTAAAAGCATTGAAAAAGCAAGAAATCCCTGACACAACTATGCCACCCTGTGATCCGGATCCTAGTATATTTATTCATGATAAAGATGATGAGACGACCAGGGAATTGGAAAAGGTTATTGAAAAGGATAATGAAGAACGCGATGAAAATAGCGGAGAGAATACAGACAAAACACTTGATCCATCAGTGTCGACAGAGATGACAGGACAGGAAGGGGAGGATCAGACTCTGCAAACCAAACCAGATCAAGAGCAACGG GAAGAGGACGAACATGAAGTGTTTCAGGAACAGGTTGAACCACACATTAATGTTGTGTTTATTGAG ACATCGGATGAGCCTGCTATTGAGGATCTGTTAAAGAATTGTCAAAAGTACAAAGATGAATTGCGGATGGGAGAAATCCTTAAGGGTGCTGTTGAGGAATATAAAACTCTTCTAAAGAAGGCGAAAGAAACGGGGTGTAAG AAACAAAAGAGCATTCCTCCACCTAGCGAGCTTAATTCAGTGAATGACAAAGAGAGGAACCAAGCACCGTTGCTTCATACCGTTATAGCTTTTGTTTCCAAAAAGGTTCCGAGCTACAACAGATGGAGAGAAGCTGTGTCTGAATTCATCATACTTACCACATTATCTCAATCAGAACCACCATCTTCAcagaaaaaa AGATCGAATTCCCAGTCTGgatatcaaaataaaagcaAACCATCGGCGAAGTCGTACAACAACAACATTGAGAAGTTGTTAGATCAGGACTGGGGACCAGACCGTGCCCCGGGGCCCAGTGTGTATAACGACTACCGCCACCTGTTTACGTGTGAAAGTGTCCTAAGATCAACATTTCCAGAGGCT gATATCTTTAGTCTAGTCGATTCTAAGATTCGGGGACCAGAGGATGTCCCACCGGAGTTACGACACAAGGCCCTTTTTCATTTTCTGCTTTCCTTTAACCGGAAAAAATATGGAGTAGAACCTTCAGATGCATGGCGGGACTTTGGAAGACTTGTTTTAGCGGAAAAACAACTAGACCTAGCTAGAAAAGCCCAG GGACCGGATTTACATCAAAATGTCATAGTGAAAAGACTTGACTTCTACAAGATGCAGAACGAATTGAAGGAGAAAACGGAGGAAGTTGAAGAACTGTCTACAAG ACTGAGCAAATTTGCCAGTCAACAGCTGACGGAAGGAAACCCCAACATCGCGGACCTGAGTGACACCCACCGCCCCACAAGACTGGGGGAGATGTACAGTCAGCTGTTTGATGACGAGTGGTCGGAGGCATTCGAGGCCTTCAAACCCAAAACTGAAGATGAGGACGACGACATCTTCCCTGACACACTGTATATCCTCCAGGATCTGTTGACG AATATCTTTGACTTTTGTAAAGACCAATCAAAAGGCCAGAAGATTTTCCTTGAAGATAGCTTTGCTCTAGCTATAGGATTAACAGAACCACAG aaggAAAACGCTGCAAAAGAGACCGAGAATACATTTGGTAGCAAAGACGCACCTAAATTGGAAGAAAAAGAACAGACAGGGTCAGTTGGAGATAAGGGTAGTTCTCCAGGGAGAAGTATTGAAGAGGAGCAAGTAAAGGAACAAGACGGAGAGACAGGTGGAGAGGGCGAGTCACCTGTCAAAGAGGAAGAGAATGTTGAAAAGGAAACTGATAAATCAACGCCAGAAACAAACAGAGACACCGACACCAATAATATGGAAGAGACGCCGAGTCATGTCACACAAACAGAGGTTGGCGGAGAAAGCGGTCAAACTTTAGAAACAGACCAAGGGAATACAACACCACCCACAGACAAGACAGAAAGTGGAACGGAAAAAAATGTCGAGGATGAGAAACACGATGAAAATCCAGAGGGATGTCCAAAGGCTGACGAAGGAAATGATGTAAACATAATTGATGAGTCAGCAAAATTAGATGAAAACAAGGGAGAACAGAATACTGGGGATACTGGAGACAACAACGGAGATcaggaaataaaaaatagtgGGCAGGGAGACCAGAATCAGCAGACTGATAAAGATACAGTTGGAGAG gaaCCATCTAATGAAACACCCATTGAGAAGAGCCAAGAAGTATCAGAAGAAGGAAAGACAGATATTGATAAATCTGACAGCTCTCAGAAAGATCCAGCACAAGGACCAGAAAAAGAAGATAAACCGCCTGAGAGCAAGGACTACAGGAAGAGCGCTATTTACCCAACAATTGACAGACACGCCCGAGACTTCCGAAAGGCCGCTGCATCCACATCAGCTAAAACCAAATCAAAG TTGTTCATTGCGACTGAGCTCCCCGATCTGATAGCAGACGAGACTGTCCGAGCGGACGTCCGTGTGCTGACATACGTCAGGAAGTGTGTAGAGCTGTGTTGGTACATGTGTATGCAGGACCCACCAATGACAATCATCTCACCCATACAAGGACAGCTGGTGGACAAGGCCTTATTCTCCTTCCATGGACGCCGCGGGAAGATCGTGGAGGTGTGTGTGTGGCCGGCGCTTCTTCTCCATGACAACGGACCCCTGGTGTGTAAGGGATACGTTCTTCCAGAGGAGAGGAATCGCAATAGATAG
- the LOC128155494 gene encoding uncharacterized protein LOC128155494 yields the protein MLATVSQSEQKSSQKERSDFKSGYKTKNKPLPKLYKNNIEKLLDQDWGPDRAPGPSILNDYRHLLTCESSLRSTFPEADIFGLVDATIWGPEDVPSEFRHKTLFHFLLSINPKEYGVEPPDAWRDFGRLVLAEKQLELAKKAQMLREKEEKIELLSTRLSKLASQQRIFEYPNIADLSDTHRPTRLGEMYSQLFDDEWSEAFEAFIDSTMAKEGDDNDYCNPNIMSILRTLFTEALSFCREKSCEQLQDLENKIKEALKQNTADTPQNALDQTVYRHSKELRKAGSEETGKYQAHIFLKEMLPQALQDDKVLRDQRVISYVRKCVELCWFMNVWDPPMELVAPKEGDTVDKNLFSYYERKGKVVQTCVWAALLLHKEGACGGQGLYPPKTYVPFK from the exons ATGCTTGCAACAGTATCTCAGTCAGAGCAAAAATCATCACAGAAAGAA AGATCGGACTTCAAGTCTGGttataaaaccaaaaacaaaccACTGCCGAAGTTGTACAAAAACAACATTGAGAAGTTGCTGGATCAGGACTGGGGACCAGACCGTGCCCCGGGGCCCAGTATACTTAACGACTACCGCCACCTGTTAACTTGTGAAAGTTCCCTAAGATCAACATTTCCAGAGgct GATATCTTTGGCCTGGTTGACGCTACGATTTGGGGACCAGAGGATGTTCCATCTGAGTTTAGACATAAGACATTGTTTCATTTTCTGCTCTCCATCAACCCGAAAGAGTATGGAGTAGAACCCCCAGATGCATGGAGAGACTTTGGAAGACTTGTTTTAGCGGAAAAACAGTTAGAACTCGCAAAAAAAGCTcag ATGTTGCGGGAGAAAGAAGAGAAGATTGAACTACTGTCTACAAG gTTGAGCAAACTTGCCAGCCAACAGCGGATATTTGAATACCCGAACATCGCGGACCTGAGTGACACCCACCGCCCCACAAGACTGGGGGAGATGTACAGTCAGCTGTTCGATGACGAGTGGTCAGAGGCATTCGAGGCTTTTATAGATTCGACCATGGCTAAAGAGGGTGACGATAACGACTATTGCAACCCAAATATTATGTCCATACTACGGACCCTTTTCACG gAAGCCCTCAGCTTCTGTAGAGAAAAGTCCTGTGAACAACTACAGGACCTGGAGAACAAGATCAAAGAGGCCCTGAAACAGAACACAGCGGACACACCACAG AATGCACTGGACCAGACAGTATATAGACATTCAAAAGAACTCAGAAAGGCAGGATCTGAAGAGACTGGCAAATATCAGGCTCAT ATATTTCTCAAAGAAATGCTTCCCCAAGCGTTACAAGACGATAAGGTTCTACGGGATCAGAGGGTCATTAGTTACGTACGAAAATGTGTGGAGCTTTGCTGGTTCATGAATGTGTGGGATCCGCCGATGGAACTAGTGGCTCCTAAAGAAGGCGACACCGTGGACAAAAACCTATTTTCTTATTACGAAAGGAAGGGCAAAGTGGTGCAGACTTGTGTATGGGCGGCGCTTCTGCTCCACAAGGAGGGGGCCTGTGGTGGCCAAGGGCTATATCCTCCCAAAACCTATGTACCTTTTAAGTAG
- the LOC128191669 gene encoding uncharacterized protein LOC128191669, whose protein sequence is MQYKLKEKNQEIEYLSTRLRLSEYTNQHLMEFIPNMADQSDIYCPTRLGEMYSQLFDDEWSEALEVFKPKTEDEDDDIFSDTLYILQDLLMNIFEFCKDQSKSQKLYFEDILAVAIGLKEQHVLKKQDTATQMDNTFDENNSGHQAIRNSGQRDHSQQTYKDIVGEEFFNQTPSEKSQEVSEEGKTNTDKSDSSQKDPAQEPEKEDKHSEGKDYRESVIYPTIDRHARVFQKAAASTSTKTKSKLFTTSKLPFLIPDETARADVRLLTYVRKCVELCWYMCMQDPPMTIISPIQGQLVDKALFSFHGRRGKIVEVCVWPALLLHENGPLVCKGYVLPEERNRHR, encoded by the exons ATGCAGTACAagctgaaagaaaaaaaccaagaaaTTGAATACCTATCAACAAGATTGAG ACTAAGCGAATATACCAATCAACACCTGATGGAGTTTATCCCCAACATGGCAGACCAGAGTGACATCTACTGCCCCACAAGACTGGGGGAGATGTACAGTCAGCTGTTTGATGACGAGTGGTCAGAGGCACTCGAGGTCTTTAAACCCAAAACAGAAGATGAGGACGACGACATCTTCTCTGACACACTGTATATCCTACAGGATCTGTTGATG aATATCTTTGAATTTTGCAAAGACCAATCAAAAAGCCAGAAACTTTACTTTGAAGATATCCTTGCTGTTGCTATAGGATTAAAAGAACAACAT GTATTAAAGAAACAAGACACAGCAACACAAATGGATAATACATTTGATGAAAACAATAGTGGACATCAGGCGATAAGAAATAGTGGGCAGAGAGATCATAGTCAGCAGACTTATAAAGATATAGTAGGAGAG gaattttttaatcaaacacCAAGTGAGAAGAGCCAAGAAGTATCAGAAGAGGGAAAGACAAATACTGATAAATCTGACAGTTCTCAGAAAGATCCAGCACAAGAACCAGAAAAAGAAGATAAACATTCAGAAGGCAAGGACTACAGAGAGAGTGTTATTTACCCAACAATTGACAGACATGCCCGAGTCTTCCAAAAGGCAGCTGCATCCACATCAACTAAAACCAAATCAAAG TTGTTCACTACATCTAAGCTCCCCTTTCTGATACCAGACGAGACTGCCCGCGCGGACGTCCGTTTGTTGACGTACGTGAGGAAGTGTGTAGAGCTTTGTTGGTACATGTGTATGCAGGACCCACCAATGACAATCATCTCACCCATACAAGGACAGCTGGTGGACAAGGCCTTATTCTCCTTCCATGGACGCCGCGGGAAGATCGTGGAGGTGTGTGTGTGGCCGGCGCTTCTTCTCCATGAAAACGGACCCCTGGTGTGTAAAGGATACGTACTTCCGGAGGAGAGGAATCGCCATAGATAG